GGTGATTTTCTATTAAAATGTTTATTAATAGAAGGAGCATTAAAGTCTTTTCTTTTTAGTAATAAGGCCATGATGAAACAAGAAATATAATTTGATATAAGAAGCAAATAACCTAAATAGTGATTATTAAGCATGGAAGCACCTACCCCGCCTATTACAAATAGAGGCCCGGCATTGGAAGCTATGTTTAATAATCTTTCACAGGTGCTTAGGCTTATAGATTTATTTTCGTAAAGCTCACAAGAATACTTTGCACCTAATGGATAGCCACAAATAAAACTTACCAGTATAGGGAAACTACAATGGTTTGGTAAATTAAGAGGCTTACATAGGATTGTACCAAATATTTTAGAATAAATTTCTATACCACCAAATTCCATCATTACATTTATAATAACTAAAAAAGGAAATAATGATGGAAATACAGAATTTATAAATAATTTTGCCCCATTTAAAGCTGCTTCAATGCAGATTTTAGGGTTTAAGACTATTTTTATTATTAAAAAAGAACAAATTAATGTAATAAAAATGTTGAGTTTAGAGTTTTTAGATAATAGTATTAAGAGAACAAATATAGACAATATTAAAGCATAAAATAATATCTTCATAAAATAAAACCTCTTATTTCAATAACTATAATATAAATATATATTTATATTATAGTTATTATTACAAAATATAAGAGGTTTAAAAATGCCTACTAGTGAACAAATTTACTTAGGACGTTATAATTGAGTTTTAGGCTGTATATTGACATTATAATAAAATATTAGGTTCTATATTATAGTATTTGATTTGAGAAATATGAATTGAAGCAATAATCACTATATTTTCATAAAATTTCTGTAAAACTAAAAGTTTTTTATTAGAAGTTCATCATAGCATCATATACTGATTTAGTTACCCTAGTTGCACTATTAACTGAGCTTGATCTAAGGGTATAAATACCAACTATACGATGTCCACTACTATCCTTCCAGTAGAATGGGCATACTTTGTCCTCCAGTAGTCTCTTGTTGCGTAGTAAGATCCTTAATTTGCATATTCTCTAACATTTCTGTGCTACTTGTTAATGTATACTGAGTAAGTGTTGTAGCATTAGCTGAAGACATAGGTAAGAATGAGAAAACAAGTAGCCAGACAATATTGCAGAAAGAATCTTGATTTTTTTATTTTTATCATGTTAATACCCCCTATTGTATTTTAATGGTATAATTCGTATGTAGTTACTAAAAAAGGTGGTTTTTATTATGAAAAAATGGAGTTTAATATCTTGGTTTTTAATTGTTTTTAGTATTCTAGCGTTAGGATGTACAAAAGATAATAAGGCAGCTTAGACACTAAAGATATAAAATATCAGGTACTAACATTAAACGTTAGTTCAGCTTCTGATGATAGCATTATCGCCACTGAAGGAAATGGCAACAAGTATCAAATCTCAAATTCTCAATTAGATATAACAGATGACAAAGGTAATCATTTATCATGGAAAGAACTAAAAGATGCAAAAGTTATTGAGGTACATTATTCAGGTAAAATAAAGGAAGTATCACCTGCTGTATTCAAAAAAATAATCAAAGTAGTAATTATATCCTAACATTATGTTAAACTAAATAATTGCAAAAATAGCCATAATTTCAAAAATACAGGGAACGCCAAGACTAATTAAGATGTACAATACCGACAAAACATATAATATGTGTTATACATATTATATGTTTTGTGAAAATAATGCACGAAGAGTAATCTCTTGAGACTACATTTCATAGGCACTAATGGGTTGTATTAAAATATATTTATAGATGGAACTAAAATTGAAGCGAATACAAATAGGTATACTTTTGTATGGAAAAAGGCGTATAAAAAATGAATGATCACCATATGTTTAAAATATAAATAAAGTGGTATAATATGCGTAAGAATTAGATAAAAATTAAGATTATTGATACATGAAAGTAACTTAATGTTTAAAATATTACATTCAGTAAAACATCATAAAACCTGATATATAATAGCTCATAGCAGTTTTGACTAGGGCTATTATTTTATTTTTGGTTTTAAATGTAATATTTTATATGATATATATAAAATATTACATTAGTGGAAGGGTGATATTTATGGTAGTTGAACTGATAAAGGACAAAAAGAAAATAGATGCTTTATTAACTTACTTAAAAGGTAAAAATGAAAGAGGGATTAATAAAGTAATGTTTATAAAAATGTATGTAAATATATATATAATTATATTGCTATTTATATATAATAGGACTTGTTAGATAGTCGCTATTGGGATTTATATTTTTATTTATAAGACTGTAAGCTCTAGTACACTGAATGTCTAATTGTAAACTAAG
The DNA window shown above is from Haloimpatiens massiliensis and carries:
- the ylbJ gene encoding sporulation integral membrane protein YlbJ — its product is MKILFYALILSIFVLLILLSKNSKLNIFITLICSFLIIKIVLNPKICIEAALNGAKLFINSVFPSLFPFLVIINVMMEFGGIEIYSKIFGTILCKPLNLPNHCSFPILVSFICGYPLGAKYSCELYENKSISLSTCERLLNIASNAGPLFVIGGVGASMLNNHYLGYLLLISNYISCFIMALLLKRKDFNAPSINKHFNRKSPKADNIGLVLKRSIENSIFTTLSIGGFIILFSVLTILLKNSIFFSKTTIFISNILHIPINLTNGFIIGLMEMTNGCASLSSIKIDMIYKLAFLSFIISFGGISITSQVYSFTYKYNISMKKYMKRKFIQGFISSITTVLMYKLFYNPVVFTSTFFYNASFNNVYFIKLIIILIALTILPYILKRKKFI